From Astyanax mexicanus isolate ESR-SI-001 chromosome 11, AstMex3_surface, whole genome shotgun sequence, the proteins below share one genomic window:
- the LOC125804984 gene encoding uncharacterized protein LOC125804984 — protein sequence MSPKRSANITANITVILILLAVFNTVDLTLSPSGHQIPASSGQEGQKGTVDQQVVGHKVSKLTCSPTCSGNCFYSWFRDDHRWIPDHRYTGGGYWQSTPTNLGCSTTATVWIKSTSPSIQDRYSCNISNYIQPPSDCELGEKQWGVTYTPDSVCALEGSSVRLSCSYKYPGGLRVTESFWFINEQHVDLRDDDQYKGRVQYYQTQLYHTVRITDLRASDSQIYKFRFITDDPGGKYIGSSGVSLSVTGSSGLYKTSLFNYERFLQIKLD from the exons ATGTCTCCCAAAAGATCAGCAAATATCACAGCAAATATCACAGTGATCCTCATTTTACTGGCAg tatttaacactgtggatttaacaCTCTCTCCATCAGGCCACCAGATACCAGCTTCATCTGGAcaagaag gtcagaAGGGGACGGTGGATCAGCAGGTTGTAGGGCACAAAGTGAGTAAATTGACCTGTAGTCCCACCTGCAGTGGAAATTGTTTCTACAGCTGGTTCAGAGATGATCATCGCTGGATCCCAGACCACCGGTACACAGGGGGAGGTTACTGGCAGAGCACTCCAACTAACCTAGGATGTTCAACTACTGCCACAGTTTGGATCAAATCCACCAGTCCATCTATTCAGGACAGATACTCCTGTAATATCAGTAACTACATCCAGCCTCCTTCAGATT GTGAACTGGGTGAGAAACAGTGGGGAGTGACTTACACTCCTGATagtgtgtgtgctctggaagGTTCATCAGTTCGTCTCTCCTGCTCCTATAAATACCCTGGAGGACTCAGAGTGACTGAATCATTCTGGTTCATTAATGAGCAGCATGTAGATCTGCGAGATGATGATCAGTATAAGGGGAGAGTGCAGTATTACCAGACTCAGCTCTACCACACAGTGAGAATCACTGATCTGAGAGCGAGCGATTCTCAGATATATAAGTTCAGATTCATCACTGATGATCCTGGTGGTAAATACATTGGCAGCTCTggagtcagtctgtctgtcacaggtagttctggattatataaaacaagtttatttaactatgagagatttctacagataaaattagactaa